One genomic region from Candidatus Saccharimonadia bacterium encodes:
- a CDS encoding type II secretion system F family protein, translated as MGQFSYSARDKSGAITKGSVFAADRPAATASLVEKGLTPILVKEAAGEKGPGLKGLLTGGLSLGKGVRLQDKVVFSRQFATMINAGVPIVQSLNILREQTESQKLKKTVAEVSKQVEGGSTLASALAVHPEVFNPIYVNMVKAGETGGILDQVLDRLATQQEKDAEVVSKVRSAMIYPAVITTATVSAFFFLMTVIVPKLSSIFEDAGAQLPIYTKIMLAISHFLVNDWYFVIGGFVAAVVLFIRWRKTPGGKRTIDRLILKAPIFGPIIVKVNIARFSRTFGSLMASGISVLDAINATKTALGNSVYQDELAEVAQKVKNGRPMSEHIRASKNFPAIVGQMLSVGEETGQLDSILLKLAEFYEKEVDTVVSGITSIIEPILIIVLGGMVGFIVISVFGPISSIGNSI; from the coding sequence AGCGCGCGGGATAAAAGCGGCGCCATCACGAAGGGCTCGGTCTTTGCGGCGGACCGCCCAGCAGCTACGGCCAGCCTGGTGGAAAAGGGCCTGACGCCGATTCTTGTCAAAGAAGCTGCGGGCGAAAAAGGGCCCGGGCTCAAAGGCCTCCTGACCGGCGGATTATCGCTTGGCAAAGGGGTGCGCCTCCAAGACAAAGTGGTCTTCAGCCGCCAGTTTGCCACCATGATTAACGCCGGCGTGCCGATCGTGCAATCGCTGAACATTTTGCGCGAACAAACGGAGAGCCAAAAACTTAAAAAAACGGTGGCGGAGGTGTCGAAACAGGTGGAAGGGGGCTCGACGCTGGCCAGCGCACTGGCGGTACACCCGGAGGTGTTCAATCCGATCTACGTGAACATGGTGAAGGCCGGGGAGACCGGCGGTATTTTGGATCAGGTGCTCGACCGGCTGGCGACGCAGCAAGAAAAAGACGCCGAGGTGGTGAGCAAGGTGCGCAGCGCCATGATTTATCCGGCGGTCATTACGACGGCCACGGTGAGCGCGTTTTTCTTTTTGATGACGGTGATCGTGCCGAAGCTTTCGAGCATTTTTGAAGACGCGGGGGCACAGCTGCCGATTTACACCAAAATCATGCTGGCGATTTCGCATTTTTTGGTAAACGACTGGTATTTTGTGATTGGCGGGTTTGTGGCGGCAGTGGTGCTGTTTATTCGCTGGCGCAAGACGCCGGGGGGCAAGCGCACGATTGACCGATTGATTTTGAAGGCGCCGATTTTTGGGCCGATCATCGTGAAGGTCAACATTGCGCGGTTTTCGCGCACCTTTGGCTCGCTGATGGCCTCGGGGATTTCGGTGCTCGACGCGATTAATGCGACCAAGACGGCGCTGGGCAATAGTGTGTACCAAGACGAGCTGGCGGAAGTGGCACAAAAGGTGAAAAACGGCCGGCCGATGAGCGAGCACATCCGGGCTTCGAAAAACTTCCCGGCGATCGTAGGCCAGATGCTGAGCGTGGGCGAGGAGACGGGGCAGCTGGATTCGATTTTGCTGAAGCTGGCGGAATTCTATGAAAAAGAGGTGGATACGGTGGTGTCGGGCATTACCTCGATCATTGAGCCGATTTTGATCATTGTGCTGGGGGGTATGGTGGGATTCATTGTGATTAGTGTATTTGGACCGATTTCGAGCATTGGGAATTCGATCTAA